A genomic stretch from Telmatocola sphagniphila includes:
- a CDS encoding DUF1559 domain-containing protein yields the protein MLIIRKAIEISSPKYSKNNCSAYSMIELLVVISIISISISLVLAAVQNVRAAAARTRCGNNLRQIGLALQQYELSYGWLPMGVAYQNGKAPQLSITWMTRLLPYVDQNSLWLQALAAFQQNSFFETPPHFPILSKNMPLFVCPSDFQAQSPYNSGIFSVALTSYLGSEGTNLISKDGVLFVDSSIKLIEITDGISNTLAVGERPPSADKTLGWWYAGWGQVLGNTPTGSCDSVLGVRELQVTPHYSNCSPGPYSFRFGSLNNDCDAFHFWSLHPGGGNFVFCDGSVHFLTYATDSILPALATRSGAEILDSIE from the coding sequence ATGTTAATTATTAGAAAAGCAATTGAAATCTCTTCTCCAAAATATTCAAAAAATAATTGCTCCGCCTACTCAATGATCGAACTGTTAGTTGTCATTTCTATAATAAGCATATCTATCTCACTCGTTTTGGCGGCTGTTCAGAATGTGCGAGCAGCTGCCGCTCGCACCAGATGTGGAAATAATCTTAGACAAATCGGTTTAGCTCTCCAACAATATGAACTTAGCTATGGCTGGTTACCAATGGGAGTGGCCTACCAAAACGGCAAAGCGCCTCAGTTATCTATAACCTGGATGACTCGATTGCTGCCTTATGTAGATCAGAATAGTTTGTGGCTTCAAGCCTTGGCTGCTTTTCAACAGAACTCCTTTTTTGAAACTCCTCCACACTTCCCGATTTTAAGTAAGAACATGCCTCTTTTCGTTTGCCCATCGGACTTTCAAGCGCAATCGCCATATAATTCTGGTATTTTTAGTGTCGCACTCACTTCCTACTTGGGATCAGAGGGCACGAACTTAATATCGAAGGACGGTGTTTTATTTGTAGATTCTTCGATAAAGCTGATTGAAATTACGGATGGAATCAGCAACACTCTGGCAGTGGGAGAAAGACCCCCGAGTGCGGATAAAACATTAGGATGGTGGTATGCAGGATGGGGGCAAGTTTTAGGTAATACTCCAACTGGTTCTTGTGATTCGGTACTTGGTGTGCGTGAATTGCAAGTAACTCCGCATTACTCTAATTGTTCTCCCGGACCTTATTCATTTAGATTCGGATCTTTAAATAATGACTGCGACGCTTTTCATTTCTGGAGCTTGCATCCGGGAGGCGGAAATTTTGTTTTTTGCGACGGATCAGTCCACTTTTTAACTTACGCGACCGATTCAATTTTGCCAGCACTGGCAACTCGCTCGGGTGCAGAAATTCTCGATTCTATTGAATAG
- a CDS encoding MauE/DoxX family redox-associated membrane protein produces the protein MKSIIFIFLGGLLICSAILKGYAIAIGKFNLNYLSSDPRLSLLIVDWEIILGIWLVLGKNSLVPWLFSFLTFLGFAITGFVLALSGFASCGCLGLLQVNPWIMFTVDVAALLLLLKIRPALKDVYNIKCKQAIPFALVIIFGITLAILCESTQFGQNIKAKIRGDQVVLRQSKVNLGIGQMDEWLEHNAEAVNWSSETVRIYGGTSACNFDILQDCPIDIKPLQEVKLRVRLHLKNPEGIFVKQEAAFWVSNDSGTIVWELPITLIGVLSENPAHFNEVDK, from the coding sequence TTGAAATCAATCATTTTTATTTTTTTGGGAGGGTTGTTGATTTGTTCGGCAATCCTAAAGGGCTACGCAATTGCAATTGGAAAATTCAATTTGAATTACCTGAGCAGCGACCCCCGTCTATCGCTGCTTATTGTGGATTGGGAAATCATTTTGGGAATTTGGCTCGTTTTAGGAAAAAATTCTCTCGTTCCGTGGCTGTTTTCTTTTTTAACATTTTTGGGATTTGCGATTACTGGTTTTGTACTTGCATTATCTGGATTTGCCTCGTGCGGTTGCTTGGGATTATTGCAAGTAAATCCTTGGATTATGTTTACTGTAGATGTTGCGGCATTATTGCTTCTATTGAAAATTCGGCCTGCTCTGAAAGATGTCTATAATATAAAGTGCAAACAGGCTATCCCATTTGCGTTGGTTATTATATTTGGAATTACGCTTGCAATTTTGTGTGAAAGCACTCAATTTGGCCAAAATATTAAAGCGAAGATCAGAGGAGACCAGGTTGTTCTGCGACAATCAAAAGTAAATCTCGGGATAGGTCAGATGGATGAATGGTTGGAACATAATGCCGAAGCTGTGAACTGGAGTTCAGAAACAGTCCGTATTTATGGAGGAACATCGGCATGCAACTTCGATATTTTGCAAGATTGTCCGATTGATATCAAGCCTCTGCAAGAAGTAAAGTTGCGAGTCAGACTTCATCTCAAGAATCCTGAAGGAATTTTTGTGAAGCAAGAGGCAGCTTTTTGGGTGTCAAATGATTCTGGTACAATCGTTTGGGAATTGCCGATCACTTTGATCGGTGTTTTGTCGGAAAATCCGGCACACTTTAATGAGGTGGACAAATGA
- a CDS encoding AAA family ATPase, with amino-acid sequence MIIGVIGQKGGGGKTTVSLCLAAAAAQNRKAAVILDIDQQANAAKWRDRRKVENVAVVGTLQSRIKQTLETARQHGADFVVIDSPGHNDTAAMETVRAADLVILPVEPQMFHFDTLPAMRDLIRMAGDKPTWLLINKLHPAASVQAEKLKKMMADAYDLPVSPVHWSRLDIYATSTDIGSTPSEEEPDCKASEEVRSLYKFICQQFNKVRNQHVKDARVAESVE; translated from the coding sequence ATGATCATCGGAGTTATCGGACAAAAAGGTGGCGGTGGCAAAACGACTGTCAGCCTCTGTTTGGCAGCCGCTGCGGCCCAAAACCGCAAAGCGGCTGTCATTCTGGATATTGATCAACAGGCGAACGCCGCCAAATGGCGGGATCGTCGCAAAGTCGAAAACGTCGCGGTAGTCGGGACACTGCAGTCACGGATCAAACAGACCCTCGAAACCGCTCGCCAGCATGGGGCTGATTTCGTGGTGATCGATTCCCCAGGTCACAACGATACGGCGGCCATGGAGACTGTTCGCGCCGCCGATCTGGTGATTTTGCCGGTCGAACCTCAGATGTTCCATTTCGATACTCTTCCGGCGATGCGGGATCTGATTCGCATGGCCGGGGATAAACCGACCTGGCTACTGATCAACAAGTTGCATCCAGCGGCCTCGGTCCAGGCCGAAAAGCTCAAAAAGATGATGGCGGACGCCTATGATCTCCCTGTTTCTCCAGTGCATTGGAGCCGTCTGGATATCTATGCCACTTCGACGGATATCGGCTCAACGCCTTCTGAAGAAGAGCCCGATTGCAAGGCTTCCGAAGAAGTTCGCAGCCTTTACAAGTTTATTTGTCAACAATTCAACAAGGTGAGAAATCAACATGTCAAAGATGCAAGGGTTGCAGAAAGCGTTGAATGA